The Aggregicoccus sp. 17bor-14 genome includes a region encoding these proteins:
- the rpmI gene encoding 50S ribosomal protein L35 — MPKMKTKSAAKKRFQVKKSGKVKHGKAFGKHLFTHAKTPAGKRRNRGTGHLRDMDAKKVIKELFPYGAN; from the coding sequence ATGCCGAAGATGAAGACGAAGAGCGCCGCGAAGAAGCGGTTCCAGGTGAAGAAGTCCGGGAAGGTGAAGCACGGCAAGGCCTTCGGGAAGCACCTCTTCACCCACGCCAAGACCCCGGCCGGCAAGCGCCGCAACCGTGGCACCGGTCACCTGCGTGACATGGATGCCAAGAAGGTCATCAAGGAGCTGTTCCCCTACGGGGCGAACTAG
- a CDS encoding FecR domain-containing protein, which yields MLRRSIGPAVLAALLLPALALASVGKVSVLEGHAARTPSSSAKQALQVGSEVELGDTLDVAAASNLKLTLNDRSVIMLGENSQLRIDEASFEGQERKGFSATLGFGKIWSHVEKMLAGSNAKFEVRTERAVAGVRGTIFRVDAVKLVGATTQLAHRAHTVVRVVEGRVAVEAQVKKALKGATPPPKKGARVQVPGPTEISAEQWERRFVELQANQQVSVGEELWKEAAVDPASKKDAFARFVDRNAGTGAKR from the coding sequence ATGCTTCGTCGCTCCATCGGTCCCGCGGTGCTCGCCGCGCTGCTGCTGCCGGCGCTCGCGCTCGCCAGCGTGGGCAAGGTCTCCGTGCTCGAGGGGCACGCCGCGCGCACACCTTCCTCTAGCGCGAAGCAGGCGCTGCAGGTGGGTAGCGAGGTGGAGCTGGGGGACACGCTGGACGTCGCCGCCGCCTCCAACCTCAAGCTCACGCTCAATGACCGCAGCGTGATCATGCTCGGCGAGAACAGCCAGCTGCGCATCGACGAGGCGAGCTTCGAGGGCCAGGAGCGCAAGGGCTTCAGCGCGACCCTGGGCTTCGGGAAGATCTGGTCGCACGTCGAGAAGATGCTCGCCGGCTCCAACGCCAAGTTCGAGGTGCGCACCGAGCGGGCGGTGGCCGGCGTGCGCGGCACCATCTTCCGCGTGGACGCGGTGAAGCTGGTGGGCGCCACCACGCAGCTCGCGCACCGCGCCCACACCGTGGTGCGCGTGGTCGAGGGGCGCGTGGCGGTGGAGGCCCAGGTGAAGAAGGCGCTGAAGGGTGCGACGCCTCCACCCAAGAAGGGTGCGCGCGTGCAGGTGCCCGGGCCCACCGAGATCAGCGCCGAGCAGTGGGAGCGCCGCTTCGTGGAGCTGCAGGCGAACCAGCAGGTGTCCGTCGGCGAGGAGCTCTGGAAGGAGGCGGCCGTGGACCCCGCGTCGAAGAAGGACGCCTTCGCCCGCTTCGTGGACCGCAACGCCGGCACGGGCGCCAAGCGCTAG
- the rplT gene encoding 50S ribosomal protein L20: protein MRVKKGFKARRRRNRILKLAKGFRGRRKNCYKRANQAVERALDYATRDRAARKRNFRRLWIVRINAAARLVGLSYSKLIAGLTKNQVALDRKVLADMAVADPAGFAAVANIAKAA from the coding sequence ATGCGCGTCAAGAAGGGTTTCAAGGCTCGTCGCCGTCGTAATCGGATTTTGAAGCTGGCCAAGGGTTTCCGCGGCCGCCGGAAGAACTGCTACAAGCGCGCGAACCAGGCCGTCGAGCGCGCGCTCGACTACGCCACGCGCGACCGCGCGGCGCGCAAGCGCAACTTCCGCCGCCTGTGGATCGTCCGCATCAACGCGGCGGCCCGCCTGGTGGGGCTCTCCTACTCGAAGCTGATCGCCGGTCTGACCAAGAACCAGGTCGCCCTGGACCGCAAGGTCCTCGCCGACATGGCCGTGGCGGATCCCGCGGGCTTTGCTGCCGTCGCCAACATCGCGAAGGCGGCCTAG
- the thrS gene encoding threonine--tRNA ligase, with amino-acid sequence MSEQITVTLPDGSQKQAPRGITIADFVRDHIGAGLAKAALYAKVNGNEMDLARPLTEDAQLQIFTPKSPESIELIRHDAAHLVASAVQRLFPGTQVTIGPATEEGFYYDFYREQPFTPEDLEKIEAEANAEIQKNMPFVREEVSKDEAIALFTKLGEKFKVEIVEDIFAKGAKTLTLYRHGDWVDFCLGPHSPSTGKVGVIKLLSSSGAYWRGDHRNPMLQRIYGTAFFDKKQLNEYLTRMEEARKRDHRKLGKELDLFQFHPYAPGAAFWTAKGTTLYTTLSSWMRRLTAEDGYVEIKTPLMFNKGLWETSGHWGKYKENMFLVLDSESGEHDFSLKPMNCPSHHLFYGFKRHSYRDLPLRLHTQDVLHRNEAAGSLGGLTRVRQFAQDDAHIYCAESQIADEVRRFVKLLDRVYTAVGLKYAVKLSTRPAQRLGDDSLWDRAEGGLKSALETLGLAYELKPGDGAFYGPKIDFEVSDSIGRKWQLGTIQLDYLAPERFDLTYVGEDNAEHRPVVLHRAIFGSFERFIAILIEHFAGAFPAWLAPVQAVIVTVADRQLDYARSVRDQLRAKGFRVDLDERGMTLNAKIREAQVQKTPFTLVIGDNEVEAGAVAPRRYGGEDLKSMKLDAFTALLSQEGALP; translated from the coding sequence ATGTCCGAGCAGATCACGGTGACCCTGCCCGACGGCAGCCAGAAGCAGGCGCCGCGCGGCATCACCATTGCCGACTTCGTGCGCGACCACATCGGCGCGGGGCTCGCCAAGGCGGCGCTCTACGCCAAGGTGAACGGCAACGAGATGGATCTCGCGCGCCCGCTCACCGAGGACGCGCAGCTGCAGATCTTCACCCCCAAGAGCCCCGAGTCCATCGAGCTCATCCGCCACGACGCCGCCCACCTCGTGGCGAGCGCCGTGCAGCGCCTCTTCCCCGGCACCCAGGTCACCATCGGCCCGGCCACCGAGGAGGGCTTCTATTACGACTTCTACCGCGAGCAGCCCTTCACCCCGGAGGACCTCGAGAAGATCGAGGCCGAGGCGAACGCGGAGATCCAGAAGAACATGCCCTTCGTGCGCGAGGAGGTCTCGAAGGACGAGGCCATCGCGCTGTTCACGAAGCTCGGCGAGAAGTTCAAGGTGGAGATCGTCGAGGACATCTTCGCCAAGGGCGCCAAGACGCTCACGCTCTACCGCCACGGCGACTGGGTGGACTTCTGCCTCGGGCCCCACAGCCCCAGCACGGGCAAGGTGGGCGTGATCAAGCTGCTCTCCTCGAGCGGGGCCTACTGGCGCGGCGACCACCGCAACCCGATGCTCCAGCGCATCTACGGGACGGCCTTCTTCGACAAGAAGCAGCTCAACGAGTACCTCACCCGCATGGAGGAGGCGCGCAAGCGCGACCACCGCAAGCTGGGCAAGGAGCTGGACCTCTTCCAGTTCCACCCCTACGCGCCGGGCGCCGCCTTCTGGACCGCCAAGGGCACCACGCTCTACACCACGCTCTCCAGCTGGATGCGCCGCCTCACGGCGGAAGACGGCTACGTGGAGATCAAGACCCCGCTCATGTTCAACAAGGGGCTGTGGGAGACCAGCGGCCACTGGGGCAAGTACAAGGAGAACATGTTCCTCGTGCTGGACAGCGAGTCCGGCGAGCACGACTTCTCGCTCAAGCCGATGAACTGCCCCAGCCACCACCTGTTCTACGGCTTCAAGCGCCACAGCTACCGCGACCTGCCCCTGCGCCTGCACACCCAGGACGTGCTGCACCGCAACGAGGCGGCCGGCTCGCTCGGCGGCCTCACCCGCGTGCGCCAGTTCGCCCAGGACGACGCGCACATCTACTGCGCCGAGAGCCAGATCGCGGACGAGGTGCGCCGCTTCGTGAAGCTGCTGGACCGCGTGTACACGGCCGTGGGCCTCAAGTACGCGGTGAAGCTCTCCACGCGCCCCGCGCAGCGCCTGGGCGATGACTCCCTCTGGGACCGCGCCGAGGGCGGCCTCAAGAGCGCCCTGGAGACGCTGGGGCTCGCCTACGAGCTCAAGCCCGGCGACGGCGCCTTCTACGGCCCCAAGATCGACTTCGAGGTGAGCGACAGCATCGGGCGCAAGTGGCAGCTGGGCACCATCCAGCTGGACTACCTCGCCCCCGAGCGCTTCGACCTCACCTACGTGGGCGAGGACAACGCCGAGCACCGCCCGGTGGTGCTCCACCGCGCCATCTTCGGCTCCTTCGAGCGCTTCATCGCCATCCTCATCGAGCACTTCGCGGGCGCCTTCCCCGCCTGGCTGGCCCCCGTGCAGGCGGTCATCGTCACCGTGGCGGACCGCCAGCTCGACTACGCCCGCTCGGTGCGAGACCAGCTCCGCGCGAAGGGCTTCCGGGTGGACCTGGACGAGCGCGGCATGACCCTGAACGCCAAGATCCGCGAGGCGCAGGTGCAGAAGACCCCGTTCACCCTGGTCATCGGGGACAACGAAGTGGAGGCGGGCGCCGTGGCGCCGCGCCGTTATGGTGGGGAGGACCTCAAGAGCATGAAGCTGGACGCCTTCACGGCCCTGCTCTCCCAGGAGGGGGCGCTGCCCTGA
- the infC gene encoding translation initiation factor IF-3 — translation MARDQRTNRRIRAREVRVVGAAGEQLGVLTLEAALALAGSEGFDLVEVNPMAKPPVCKIMDYGKFKYEEKKKASEAKKKQVVVHLKEVKLRPKTEEHDYEFKVRNVKRFLEEGNKAKVTIMFRGREITHKELGSAILDDVVKDLKEVAVVEQMPRMEGRQMFMILSPNPKVAQRARDQARQQAAAAEAAEAAAKKAKGTKPGDSEAAPVAAPPSSQADVQAAPPAGGSK, via the coding sequence ATCGCTCGCGACCAAAGAACGAACCGCCGCATCCGCGCCCGCGAGGTCCGCGTCGTAGGTGCGGCCGGCGAGCAGCTCGGCGTCCTGACGCTCGAAGCAGCACTGGCCTTGGCAGGCTCGGAGGGCTTCGACCTCGTCGAGGTCAACCCGATGGCCAAGCCGCCGGTCTGCAAGATCATGGACTACGGCAAGTTCAAGTACGAGGAGAAGAAGAAGGCCTCGGAAGCGAAGAAGAAGCAGGTCGTGGTCCACCTCAAGGAGGTGAAGCTCCGCCCGAAGACGGAGGAGCACGACTACGAGTTCAAGGTCCGCAACGTGAAGCGGTTCCTCGAAGAGGGCAACAAGGCCAAGGTCACGATCATGTTCCGCGGCCGCGAGATCACCCACAAGGAGCTGGGCAGCGCGATCCTCGATGACGTGGTGAAGGACCTCAAGGAGGTCGCCGTCGTCGAGCAGATGCCGCGCATGGAGGGTCGCCAGATGTTCATGATCCTCTCGCCCAACCCCAAGGTGGCGCAGCGCGCCCGCGACCAGGCCCGCCAGCAGGCGGCCGCAGCCGAGGCGGCCGAGGCGGCCGCGAAGAAGGCCAAGGGCACCAAGCCCGGCGACTCCGAGGCGGCCCCCGTGGCGGCCCCGCCGAGCAGCCAGGCGGACGTTCAGGCTGCCCCCCCCGCGGGCGGCTCGAAATAG
- a CDS encoding PEGA domain-containing protein produces MGASRTLPLAAAAALLGACASAPPGPSATVARARGLLEGSRSARGNVVLRCTPREAEVVLDGVPQGLCSDFEAASAALTLGEGLHSIEVRREGYWPYTTYVEPNGARTTLRAVLRPSSGGAAAAQAGDAK; encoded by the coding sequence GTGGGCGCCTCCCGCACGCTCCCGCTGGCCGCGGCCGCCGCGCTGCTCGGCGCCTGCGCCAGCGCGCCTCCGGGCCCCTCGGCCACGGTGGCCCGGGCGCGCGGCCTGCTGGAGGGCTCGCGCTCGGCGCGCGGCAACGTCGTGCTGCGCTGCACCCCGCGCGAGGCCGAGGTCGTGCTGGACGGCGTGCCGCAGGGGCTGTGCTCGGACTTCGAGGCCGCGAGCGCCGCGCTCACCCTGGGCGAGGGGCTGCACAGCATCGAGGTGCGGCGCGAGGGCTACTGGCCGTACACCACCTACGTCGAGCCCAACGGGGCTCGCACCACGCTGCGCGCGGTCTTGCGCCCCTCGTCGGGGGGGGCGGCGGCCGCGCAGGCGGGGGATGCCAAGTGA